The Amycolatopsis jiangsuensis nucleotide sequence CTGCGCGAGCGCGGCGCCCGCCGCGTCCGGAGGTGGCAGTGACGGCAGGAACGCGTCGCACACCGCCGAAAGAGTCTTCGTGGTGTCCGGGCCTTGTGGTTCGCTCACGTGGTCCCCTTCCAGCGGCCGGCTGCCCGTGGACAGTTCTCCGGAAGCAGCTCCGGGACAACGCGTCGGTCCGGTGAGCGAAACCTGCGCTCATTCACTCGCCAGCGTCGTCGTGATCCGCCGGGCGACCATGCCGAGCAGTCCCGCGAACTTCGGCACGTCCCCGCGGACCAGCGGAGCCGTCACCGCCAGTGCCCCGGCCGTGGCCCCGGTCGAGCCCAGCAGCGGGACCGCGACACTCAGGTAGCCGAGGCGTGTCTGCTCGTGCTCGGCCGCGTAGCCGAGGTCGCGCGCACGGGCGAGCTCCTGCAGCAACAGCCCCGGGGTCGCCACGGTGCGCGGTGTCCGGCGTTCCAGCGGCAGCGCGACGACTTCGTCGACCAGCGCGCGCGTGCCGAACGCGAGCAGGATCTTCCCGGTCGCGGTGCAGTGCAACGGCATCCGGCCCGCGATCCGGGACGGCCTGCGCACCTGGTGGTGCCCGGAGATCTTTTCCAGGTAGAGCAGCTCGATCCCGTCGAGCACGGCGAGGTGCACCGTTTCGCCGGTCGCGTGGTGGAGGTCCTCCATGTACGGCCGCGCGGCGTCGCGGAGGATTCGCTGCCGGGGCACGCGCTGGCCGATCTCGAACAGCCGCATCCCGAGCCGGTACTGCGCGCCACGCCGTTCCAGCACACCCCAGCCCAGCAGCTCCTGCGCCAGGCGGTGCACCGACGCCTTGGCCACCCCGGAGCGCCGCGACAGCTGCGAAAGGCTCAGGTGCTCGTCGTCCGGTCCGAAGGCCTCCAGGATGCGCTGCACCTTGCCCAGCACGCTGTTCACGTCCCCCGCGTGCGACCCGGGCACCGGCAGCGCGCTGCTCACCGGGGGGTCACCACCGCCCGCCCCCGCACCCGACCCGCACGCAGGGCGGCCAGCGCGTCCGCGATGCCGTCGAGCTCGAAGGTCTGGGTCTCGACCCGGAGTTCACCCGCGGCGAGCTGCCGCAGCAGCCCGCCGGCCACTGCCCGCGCACGCCGTTCCTGCCGGATCATGTTGACCGGCAGGAACGCCACGTCGTCGAGCAGCCACGAGGAGAGGTCGATCTCGACCGCCGGCCCGTGCGCATACCCGATGAGCACGGCCCGCCCTCCGGGCCGCACCCACTTGGCGCGGGCCGCCAGATCCCGTCCGCCGACGGTGTCGATCAGTACCGCCGCCGGGCGCTGCTTCGCCAGCTCCGCCAGCCGGGCGGTGTCGCTCAGCGCGAAACCTTCCACTCCGGCGGGAATCCGCGAGAGACCGTCCTCTCGCGACACCGCGCCCAGCACCCGCGCGCCGGCGGCGAGAGCCTGCTGCGCCGCCATCGCTCCGACCGCACCGGCCGCGCCGGTCACGATCACGTGGTCACCCGGCTCGACGCGTCCGACGTCGTGCACCGCGACGTACCCGGTGGTGGCCGGGACGAAGAACGTGGCCGCGACCTCGGCAGGCAGCTCCGGATCGAGCGGGAGGACGGCCTTGCGGGGCACGCGAACGCGCTCGGTCCAGGTCCCGTCGCGTTTCACGCCCAGCCCGCCACCACGCAGCATCACCTGCGTGCCCGGTGCCAGGTCGCCGGCCTCCAGCACGACGCCCGCGCCCTCGACCCCGCCGACGTAGGGCAGCGGCGGCTTCAGCCCGAAAGTGCCGCCGGCGATCGTCGCGTCGAGGTGCGCGACCGCGGCGGCCCGCACCTGCACCAGGACCTCACCGTCCGCACGCGCCGGCTCGGGCACCTCGTCCACGACCGGCGCGGTGCCCCAGCCGTGGAATCGCGCGGCACGCATCAAGCCGCCGCCTTGCGCAGGAATTCGAGGCTGATCGGGTTGTACCGGCCGGCCTTCTCGTGCTGCGGCCAGTGCCCGCACTCCTCGAACAGCTCCAGCTGCGAACCGGGGATCCGCTCGTGCATCCGGTCGGCCTCGGGCACCTCGCCGAACGGGTTCTGCCGTCCCCACACGATCAGCGTGGGCTGGGTGATCCGGGCAAGGTCCTCGGGCCGCAGCAGGTTCCGTTGCCGGCGTTCCATGTCCTGCAACGAAAGCAGGTTGTCCACATTGGCCACGAACTCGGGCTCGTGGTAGATCGCGTGGCGCACTCGCACCAGCTCCTCGGTGGCGTCCTCTTCCGAGGCCATCAGCAGGCGAAGCCGTTTGCGCGTCAGCTCGACGTCGTCGGTGGCGACGGCGGCCTTGGTGCTGGTGCGGATCCGGTCCATCACCTCCGGGTTGGCCACCGTGCCACCCGCGCACAGCAGCTGCAGGCTCGCCACCCGGTCCGGATGGTCGATCGCGGTGCGCGCGCCGACCCAGCCGCCGAGTGACTCGCCGACGATGTGGGCCTCGCCGATTCCGGTCGCGTCGAAGTAGTCGAGCAGGTGA carries:
- a CDS encoding IclR family transcriptional regulator, with the translated sequence MSSALPVPGSHAGDVNSVLGKVQRILEAFGPDDEHLSLSQLSRRSGVAKASVHRLAQELLGWGVLERRGAQYRLGMRLFEIGQRVPRQRILRDAARPYMEDLHHATGETVHLAVLDGIELLYLEKISGHHQVRRPSRIAGRMPLHCTATGKILLAFGTRALVDEVVALPLERRTPRTVATPGLLLQELARARDLGYAAEHEQTRLGYLSVAVPLLGSTGATAGALAVTAPLVRGDVPKFAGLLGMVARRITTTLASE
- a CDS encoding quinone oxidoreductase family protein; this encodes MRAARFHGWGTAPVVDEVPEPARADGEVLVQVRAAAVAHLDATIAGGTFGLKPPLPYVGGVEGAGVVLEAGDLAPGTQVMLRGGGLGVKRDGTWTERVRVPRKAVLPLDPELPAEVAATFFVPATTGYVAVHDVGRVEPGDHVIVTGAAGAVGAMAAQQALAAGARVLGAVSREDGLSRIPAGVEGFALSDTARLAELAKQRPAAVLIDTVGGRDLAARAKWVRPGGRAVLIGYAHGPAVEIDLSSWLLDDVAFLPVNMIRQERRARAVAGGLLRQLAAGELRVETQTFELDGIADALAALRAGRVRGRAVVTPR
- a CDS encoding alpha/beta fold hydrolase, whose protein sequence is MTIWTELSPTAYRVEYVDAGGVRTRTLRAGDPDAASVVFLHGTSGHLEAFSRNITAHAAYDLHAIDMLGHGYTGKPARPYEIADYVRHLLDYFDATGIGEAHIVGESLGGWVGARTAIDHPDRVASLQLLCAGGTVANPEVMDRIRTSTKAAVATDDVELTRKRLRLLMASEEDATEELVRVRHAIYHEPEFVANVDNLLSLQDMERRQRNLLRPEDLARITQPTLIVWGRQNPFGEVPEADRMHERIPGSQLELFEECGHWPQHEKAGRYNPISLEFLRKAAA